CTTCATCAACGAGCAGACCGCGCTCGTCACCCAGGCGCGGCGCGATGTCGGTCTGGACACGATCTTCCTCGCGGTCGAGTGCAACGATGACCCCGACTACTACAGGGGCGTGGGGAGGCACGGAGAGTACTCGATCATGGAGAGCCGGTTCAGCCCCTATGTGGTCCCGAAAGGGAACATCACGGACGCCGCCGTCGCGTTCAAGGAGAGTTTCAGGGCGCGGTGGAACGGGTTCCCGGGCATGATGGGGGCGTCGACCTACGAGGGGATCTTCATCGCGAAACAGGCGATCGAGACGGCCGGCACGACGAACAAGGAGAAGGTGATGATGGCCCTGAAGGATCTGGAGATGCCGGAGATCGTGGAGGCGATGGAGGGCAGCACCATCCGCTTCTCGGAGGACTACCGGGAGAGCAAGTTCGCCCTCTACATGGAGCAGCTGATCTGGGATCCCGCCCTGAACGAGCTGCGTCCGAAGATCGTCTGGCCCGACAGCCTCAAGGAGGCCGACTTCGTGCTCCCGGAGTGGTACCGCCCCGGGAGCCCCTGATCTCCCTTTGTAGCGGTTCGGTGGAGCGGCGCCGATGACGAACGAACTCGAGGTCCTGATGCAGGTGCTGTTCTGGGGGGTCTACTCGGGCTGCATCTACATCCTCCTGGCGACGGGCCTCAACCTGATCTTCGGGGTGATGAAGACCGTCAACTTCGCCCACGGGGAGTTCCTCATGCTCGGCGCCTACGTCACCGCGACCATCTTCGCCCTGACCGGCTTCGATCCCTACAGCATCATCCTCCTCTCGATGGGGGTGCTGGCGCTCGTCGGGATCGCCACGGAGCGGCTCTGCTTCCGCTGCGTCCTCGGGAAGGGGAAGCTGAACGAGATCTTCCTCTCCCTCGGGCTGATCTACGTGTTCCAGAACGTGGCGGCCCTGATCTGGACGGACGAGTGGCAGGGCATCCACAGCCCCTACGAGGCGATCACCATCCCGATAGGGGGTCTGCGGGTGCCGCTCGACTACTTCATCATCGCCGGGGTGACGATCGCCGTCCTTGCCGCCCTCTACTTCTTCCTGCGGCGGACTCCCACCGGGCGGGCGATGCGGGCGACGAGCCAGAACCGGAGAGGGGCGATGCTCGTCGGGATCGACGTGGAGAAGATGGACATGATCAGCTTCGGGATCGGCACCGCCCTGGCGGCCGCGGCGGGAACCCTCTGGGTGGTCAGCGGGCAGGTCTTCAACCCCTACATGGGCTCGATACCCGCCGTGAAGGCGTTCGCGATCATCATCCTGGGCGGTCTCGGCAGCATCCCCGGGGCGATCATCGGCGGGCTGCTCTACGGGATTGCGGAGAACGGGGCCGCCTTCTACCTGGGAGGGCCGTGGAAGGACGCCATCTCCTTCATCGTCCTGATCGTCGTATTGATCGTCCGCCCCACGGGGCTGTTCGGGGAGTCGGGTGAGTAGATGCTGGAGAGGCTGCGGGATCCGCGCTGGATGCGGTATGCGCCCCATATCGCCGTGGCCACGGCGATCGCCCTGCCGTTCCTCTCGGGGATGAACCTCTACCTGATGAATGTCTGGATCCTGATGCTGATCTTCATCATCTTCGCCTCGTCCTGGAACCTCCTCGCCTACTCGGGGCAGGCGTCGCTCGGGCACGCCGCTTTCTTCGGCATCGGGGGCTACGTCTCGACGCTCGTCGCCCTCAACCTGGGGGTGAGCCCCTATCTCTCCATTCTCGTCGGCGGCGCGGTCTCGGCGATCGTCGGGGTGCTCCTCGGTCTCACCTGCGTGCGGCTGAAGGAGTGGTTCCTCGCCATGGTCACGTTCGGGTTCGCCATCATCGTCCAGACGCTGGTCGTCAGCGTGCTCGCCCCCGTCAGCGGCGGCTGGGACGGGCTCTCGTCGCCCCGTCTGCTGGCGAGCAGCGTCCCCGGCTCCGCCCTCTTCGAGTACTACGCGATCCTCCTGGTCACCATCGGGTCGATCCTGCTGATCCACTTCATCTTCCGGTCCCGCCTGGGGCTCGCCTTTGCTGCGATTCGCGAGAACGAGCTCGAGGCGCGGGTCTCCGGCGTGGATCCGGTGCGCTACAAACTGCTGGCGTTCGCCATCAGCGCCTTCCTGGCGGGCATCGCCGGCGCTCTCGAGATCCACCACTTCGGCTACGTCACCCCGGAGATCTACGGTGTGGATCTCTCGTTCTGGCCGGTGATCTACACCATCTTCGGGGGGCTCGGCACCATTGCCGGACCCATCCTGGGAACGGTGGTCATCACGGTCCTCTGGGACGCCCTGAAGGACCTGGGGCTGACCTACGAGCGCTACATCGTCATCGGCGCCGTCCTGGTCTTCTCCGTGATATTCCTGCCCAAAGGGCTGGTCTCCCTGCCCGAGGCGATCTCCGCGTGGCGGCGGCGGAGACGGGGGCGGGTCCGCGGCGATCAGATGCCCAGGTAAGCCCGCTGCACGTGCTCGTCGTGGAAGAGCTCCTTTGCCTTCCCCTCCAGGACGATCCTGCCGTTCTCCATCACGTAGCCGCGGTGGCAGAGGTCGAGCGCGTTCCGCACGTTCTGCTCGAGCAGCAGGATGGTCATGCCCTTCCGCCCCAGGCGCTCCAGCGAGCGGAAGACCTCCCCGACGAGCCGGGGGGAGAGCCCCGTCGACGGTTCGTCCAGGACGAGCAGTCTGGGATTCGACATGAGCGCACGGGCGATCGCGAGCATCTGCTGCTCCCCGCCGCTCAGGGTGCCGGCCAGCTGACTCTCCCGCTCGCGCAGAACGGGAAAGAGCGCGTGGATGCTCTCGAGATCCCCGTCCCGCCCCCGACGGTCGATCGCCCCCAGGCGCAGGTTCTCGAGAACGGTCATCTTCGGGAATATCTCCCGTTTTTCGGGGACCAGGGCGAGCCCTTTCCGGAAGATGGCATGGGGGGGTTGTCCGAGGATCTCCTCGCCCAGGAACGTGACGCTCCCGGAGGCCTGCGGGTTCAGCCCGAAGATGGTCTCGACAAGGGTGGTCTTCCCGGCGCCGTTCGGCCCGAGGAGGGCCACGATCTCCCCCTCGTCGATGTGCAGGGCGAGATCCCAGAGGATCTGGAGACTGCCCCGGAACACGTTCAGACGGTCGAGCTCCAGCACGCGAGACCCCCTACATGGCGTCCAGTTCGCCGAGGTAGGTCTCGATCACGCGCCGGTTGTTGATCACGTCGTGCGGCCGCCCTTCGGCGATCTTCTCCCCGTGGTCCAGGACCACGATCCTGTCGGAGACGCCCATGATCACCTGCATGACGTGCTCGATGATCAGGATCGAGGTCCCTGCGTCCCGGATCTCCCGGATGAGCTGGACCGCGTCCGCGCTCTCTCTGGGCGTCAGCCCGGTGGTCAGCTCGTCCAGGAGGAGGAGCCGGGGCTTCGAGGCCAGGGCGCGGGCGAGCTGCACCCTCTTCAGCTCCACGACGTTGAGGTGGCGGATCAGCGTCTCGTGCTTCTCGGGCGGCAGTCCGATCCGCTCGAGCAGTTCCTCCGCCTCCCGCCGCGCCTCCCCCATGCCGGGCGCCCTCGAGTTCCCGAAGAGGGAGCCGAGCATCACGCACTGCTTCGCGGAGAGCTCGGGAAAGAGGTGGACGAGCTGGAACGTCTTGGTGATGCCCTTCCGGCAGATCTGCTCGGGTTTCCAGCCGGTGAGGTCTTCGCCCTGGAAGATGACGGTCCCCGAGGTCGGCTGCGCGATCCCGGAGATGATGTTGAGCAGCGTGGTCTTGCCCGCCCCGTTGGGGCCGACCAGCCCCAGGATCTCGTTCTCGTGCACCTCGAGACTGACGCCGTTCAGGGCGACGAGGCCGTTGATCTTCTTGGTGATCCCTTCCGCCCGCAGCAAGATCGACACCGTGCCAGACTGTAGCTAGCTACTAATTGACAGTGATGGTTATTAAGGTAACCCGATTCGGATCCGGGAGGTTTCCGGCGGAATCCCGGGCGGGTCCGCCCCGACCTGCCGCAGCCGTACTCGCGATGAAGGCAGAGTGCCAGGAACCGCTCCCTGCCGCCGCACCGAAGACGTGCTGACGCCCTCTCGATGTGCGAGGGCAGCCTGCGGCGATCCGTGCCGACGGTTGCACCTCCCTGCAGTACGCGAACCCGAACGTGCGGGACGGCGGAAGCTGCCTCGAGGGCGGCGGGGCAGGGTGGGGAAAGGGGTCCTCCATCACCCTCTGCTGTCCTCTCGAGCAACCCTGACGCCCGGGATGGTCCGCGGCAGCGGCGGGACTATGCCGGCGGACTCCCGCCGGGGTTCCGGGCCATCGGGCAGACGTTGCAGCCCTCCATCTCCCCGAAGCAGAAGAGGAACCGTTCGCGGATGCTCCGCGGTAGGCGGGCCTCGGGGATGGGGTAGAACCCGAAGGTCTTATAGAACGGGATGAGGGGCAGGGTCGAGTGGATGTAGATCGTCTCGGCGCCGCAGGTGTCGATGAGGAGTTCGACCGCCTCGCGGGCGTAGCCCTTCCCCCGGTACGCGTCCAGCGTGAAGACGCAGTCCATCTCCAGGCCGTCGGGGTGGCGGGTGCAGCGGGCGGTGGCGGCGAGGGTGCCGTCTAGGAAGACGCCGAAGATCCTCTCGCGGGCGGGATCGGCCTTCTGGTTGCGGTACTGCTCCCAGATCTTCTCGGCGAGGGGGAACTCTTCCGGCGTCAGGATGCGGGTCTCGGGTTTCATCGGTCTCTCCGGTGACGATGGGCGGATACGCTCTCCTCCCTGATATATGCTTGCGGTCTGCGGGGGCAGGGGGCGTCCGCGCCCCGCGGTGCATGCGGAGATTCGGGGGATCCCCCGGGATTCGGTGCGGACCCCGAGCCTCCCCAGGGGTTCTTCCGCAAAGCCCTTCAGGCAGCAGTTAGTATTATGATCCCGGAGCGCCAAAGGTACTGGTCAGGTGCGATAGTAGTCTAGTGGCAGGACAGGGGCTTCCCAAGCCTCTAGCCCGGGTTCGAATCCCGGCTATCGCATCCCTCTTCTCGGTCACCGTTTATGCACACCCGTTCCGGGTCACCCCTGACCCGCGACTGCCGGGAGATATTTTCTCCACGAGGTCCGGCCGGTGACTGCCGAGCCCGATAGGCTTTGCGCCCGGGAGAACGCGGCCAAAATCCCGACGGACGCTGCGCATTTCCGCGAATGCATCGCCGAACGTCGGGCGGACCGGCACGATCGTCTCCTGCCCGGTCACCGGGCGGGGCTTCACCGCTCTCTTCCCGGAGATGCTGGAAGCGGATCTCTGCGGGGTATCGCACGCGCATAGAGTCCTGAGGTCGGCCGTTCACGCAGAACCCCCCGGCGGGGGGAAGGGGTCCTCGAGCAGTGCTGCCGCTGGCTGAACGAGAACGGCTACCCCAGCATCCCGGAGAGTAGACGACCGGGGTGGCCGCCATCTCTCCCGGGGAGATCCGCCCCATGGTCCATTCCTCTCGCCGCCTGGTGGACGGGACAGGGATCCCGCCCCCTCTGCGAGGGGGGGATCCGCATCGGCGAGTTCGGGACCCTGAAGCGGGGCGATCCCGCCTTCGGCGCTGCATCCGCCCGATCATGGCCCGCGAGTGCCTCGCCACGCCCGAGGGTGATGCCCTGCTCTCTGTCACCGTCAGGGGGAGCCCTTCACCCCCGCCACCATCCCGCGGCTGCAGGTCATCGCGGAGGAGGCGGGTATCACAGGGCATATCGTCCCCGCATCTTACCGGCCTGGTGTTCCAGACCTATGCCCGCCTGACCGGCGCCGATATCGATGCCGCGATGTGACAGCCCCACGGCATTGCCGGGACGGTGGAAAAAGCCTCCTCCCGCCGGGAACCGATCCTCGGCCCCCTGCAAGACGATCAACTCCCCGCTCTCCAACTACCGATCGAGCTGCGGCTGTTCCTTGACGGCCGGTGTCATCCCGACTCAGGAGGGGATGCAGAAGGATATCCTCGGTAACCCCGGGGTGCCGCGGGCCCTGTTGACCGGGCTGATCGAGGAGAAGCGGAAGAATGGCAGCCTGCGAGTGTCGGAGCGACTGTCCCTGATTGTGTATGATTCGTGCACAATTTGGTGATGATCTGTAACCATCCCAGATTACAATCTTATCCGAAGAGCAGGTTTCAATGGACCTGGAATGGATCAGCGGAGAAAAGAGGGTATCATGAGTTACCCTTGAGACGACTCCTCCATGGAGGTTCTTTTTACTTTGGTGGATAGAGCCTTCTCTTCACCCTCGTGTGGCGCATATGTTTCTATCTGACCACCACGATGCACGGCCTCGAGGGTTCTGAGGGTGACCTCTGCCAGTTTTTTAGCTGCTGCATGGGACATGAATATTCGTGTTGCATTGACCAGGACTTTGCCATCTCTCTTGACACCCGGCATTTCAAGAAAATCAATAAACACGTCGCGTGTTGAACAGGTTATATAGGCAGTGTTGGAGTAGCGGGTGATGGTAACGTCCGGTACCATGTCTGCCGGGTCGAAGGCATACATCGCCTTTAGATCGATCTCCATAGGTTCGTTATCCAATGTTCCGGGTTCCTGTTTGTTTGCTTTACTTTTCGCCATATCATGTACCTGCCGAGCGTGCGATTCCATACTCTCCTTTGATCAAATAGCTCGGTTCAGAGGTCGAGAGCTGGGAGTTCACGAGTTTGTATTCTCCCACGGTTGCAACAGCGTGGGATGCGACCTCGCTCCCGAGAACCGTCTTGCAATAGTGTTTGATTGCCGTATCCATGCACTCCGATCCTTCTCGATCATCCAGGATGGCAAAGGACAGGAACGTGAGTGCCACGAAGCGTTTGCACTCTGTGTTGACGCTGTACACGGGATGCTTGTCACCATGCTTGATGAGCAGCCCCAAGTCCGTGAGTGTTTTCAGTGCGTCCCGGATTGTGGGCGCTGTACATCCTGTCAGTTCCACTAGATCCTTGGGGCGGTAGAGCGAATGCGGGTCCGCAACAATCTCCTGGACAACCTGAGCGAGTGCCGCATCCCCAAATATGCCCCCAAACGGTGAATCGATAAATGTATCATCGACTTCACGTCGGGGATTCACGCCATTCTCTATCATAGATCGTGATGGTAGATGGTGCAGAATAGATAATAATTTTTCCGTTATGGAAAAAACATTATTCAAATTTCTGCCAGTGCCGGTGGTGGGGGATCTCCTCTCCGTAGTACTGCATCCACTGGTCCGCCCATACCAGATCGTGGAGTTTCACCACCTTATCCCCCGTTGAGCCGTGTCAGTAGATGCCGATGCGGTCCTGCCCGAGGTCATTGATGGTCGTCTCCACTTCAAGGCCCAGATCCTGCCACTTCCTCTCGCACTTCGTGAGACGCTGCTGTCCTCCTCTCTTTTTCAACCAGGCCAGGAAACGAACTCCGATTGAACCCGGATCCGGATGCGGCGGGTGAGGTGGGGCGGCCGGCATGTATCCTCAGTCCGTTGTCAATTTTCTGAATGCATAAAGGATAGGCAAGCGCTGTAAATATACTGACAAATAAGTCCCTTTTTACTAAAAATTAAATGTGAAGTCTGCTTAAGACGCCAAGAACTCCCAGGATTCCCAGGGCAAATCCGATGGCCACACCGCCGACGAGTGCCAGTGTCCCGACAATCTCGTTGACCTGGGTGATACAGAGGATGATGCCCGTGGCGATCAATACCCCGACGATACCGCTCCCGCCTAAGCCCATCCCAAAAATCCTTTGAGCCAATGCATCACCTCCATTCATCAGAGAGATTTTCTCCTGCTGATCAGCCGTACGTTAGGCCGGAATCTGTCGCGGTACTCGATGGCAGGTCGTGTGAACCCGGCCTTGCTGTCCACTTCTGACACGCCTTTGTCTCGGATCAGTCTCTGGAGCTCAGGACGGGTGACTTTGGAAGATCGGCATTTGACTTCCCCCTTCACCGAGCCTCTCTGGTAGTCGTGATTCCCCGGGCCGCCTACATGCCTTGCCCCGTGCTCCTTGGCCTTCCGTTTCTCGTAGTCGAGGCCACGTTTTACATGATTCCCTGGCATTTGTTTTCACTGTTATATTATTTTCAATAATAAAATTTTGAAATTTTTATTTTAGCATTCATAGCATCCTTACTATGGTTAACATATGCAGGGCATCGAAAAGACGGTTCACATCATCCCCCTCGGATACGAGATCGATCGGGCCGTAAAACCGTTCGAGAAGACGAAGGCCGACCGTGTATACCTATTGACGACGTTGCATCCATCGAACCCGGACGATGTCCGGAGTAAGGATCAGCGGCACTACACGGAGACTGTGAAAAGGATTCTGGAAGATATGGAGATTCAGGTACAGTGCGTCCATGTGGATCTCTTCGATCTGCTCGACGTGATGAAAGAGATCTCGAAGATCATCCTTCGGGAGAAGGCCAACAACAATCGAATTTTTGTGAACATGTCTGCTAGCGGAAGGCTCACTTCTGTCGCTTCCACCCTTGTTGGAATGGCCCACGATGTCACGGTGTATTATGTCCCTGCCGAGGATTACCCTGTCGACGAGGTCCTCCGCAGAGATCACGGCTTGAGAATCTGCTCTCCAGATGATGATATCCAGAAGCTGGTGAACTTCCAGTTCGTCATGCCGGATCCCATCGGCAGACAGATCCTCCTGCACCTGTGCAGCGAGAGAAGGCGGTTGAAGATGAGAGATATTCTGAGTGTCCTGAAGAAAGAGAAGGTTGAGGGGTTCGAGGAGCTGTTCGATGAGATCCGGGATGGCAACAAAAGAGCGGAGCAGAGTCGCCAGCTCATGAAGCTGGACAGGACCATCCTGGCGAAGCTCGAAAAGAACGGGTGGATCGCGCGGGAAAAGGTCGGACGGACCGTCTTCATATCCATAACGGAATCCGGGAAATACGCCGCATGTATCAGCGGTTATTTGGACTAGGGTACAATCATGCAGTATTCGGTATCGTGATTGTATTTGAGTGCTGTATTCTCGGCCAATACATTGTCAAATGTGTCTCTACACAATTGAGAAAGGAATATTATTGACTGAATGTAAAATCTAAGCCAAATTCTCAGCTTTTCAGTTCTACAAATACAGTTTCGTCTCATTCACTCCTCCACTCTAATAGAATGATCCAACGAAATTTCTCCGTGTGGTCATGGGCATCGCGACTGAAAACCCCCCAATATCGCACACCGGGCGCTGAAACGGCAGTCATTCCAGCTTTTCACTCACCGCACGACAGCATCACCAGCACTATCACCTTTCCATCCCTATGGTGCCTGTCCCATACCCCGAATCCCCCGCAGCGTTCCGCCGCTCCCTGCACCACGCAATCAAAGTGATTAACATGGGGAAGTAAAAATTTTCAAGTGAACAAATGGAGGCATAACAATGCTTGAAAAGAGATGTTCCTTCAACAGGGGCATCGTTCGCAAAATGATAGTCTTTGGACTGAGTACTTTGGTCGAGCGGAGGGAATGGACGTGCGCAACGGAATAAGCGGCAACTCTCACACTAACTTGCCCCTAATACGTGATAGGACTGCCAAAGTGCATTAACTACGCGATGAAAAATTCTGACGGACCAAGAATGGCAGCCCCTCTCTTATTGGATAGATATTGTTCCATGTGGAACAATTTTGTTATCCAGTTGCATCGGATATTGGACGTATTCGAGTGGAATAGGTGCGACACTGTCGCAACTATTGTTTGCCAGTCTGCTATGCCCTCCAGCATCCATGACTCTGACATTCTATCGCCATTAGCCTAAATCGCAACATTATTCTTTTCCGATTTTCGATACTTGCATACAGTAACTATTGCATTTATCAGGAGAAGGCGATGGCACGGGGGAGCAGGACCGCAAGGAACCAGAGCAAAAGATCCGGAAACGGGGCCAATCTCGGGTTTGAGGCAACGCTCTGGGCCGCTGCTGACAAGATGCGCAACAACATGGATGCGGCCGAGTACAAGCACGTGGTCCTCGGCCTCATCTTCCTGAAGTACATCTCCGATGCGTTCG
The Methanomicrobiales archaeon genome window above contains:
- a CDS encoding GNAT family N-acetyltransferase, which produces MKPETRILTPEEFPLAEKIWEQYRNQKADPARERIFGVFLDGTLAATARCTRHPDGLEMDCVFTLDAYRGKGYAREAVELLIDTCGAETIYIHSTLPLIPFYKTFGFYPIPEARLPRSIRERFLFCFGEMEGCNVCPMARNPGGSPPA
- a CDS encoding branched-chain amino acid ABC transporter permease is translated as MTNELEVLMQVLFWGVYSGCIYILLATGLNLIFGVMKTVNFAHGEFLMLGAYVTATIFALTGFDPYSIILLSMGVLALVGIATERLCFRCVLGKGKLNEIFLSLGLIYVFQNVAALIWTDEWQGIHSPYEAITIPIGGLRVPLDYFIIAGVTIAVLAALYFFLRRTPTGRAMRATSQNRRGAMLVGIDVEKMDMISFGIGTALAAAAGTLWVVSGQVFNPYMGSIPAVKAFAIIILGGLGSIPGAIIGGLLYGIAENGAAFYLGGPWKDAISFIVLIVVLIVRPTGLFGESGE
- a CDS encoding DUF6293 family protein, whose protein sequence is MQGIEKTVHIIPLGYEIDRAVKPFEKTKADRVYLLTTLHPSNPDDVRSKDQRHYTETVKRILEDMEIQVQCVHVDLFDLLDVMKEISKIILREKANNNRIFVNMSASGRLTSVASTLVGMAHDVTVYYVPAEDYPVDEVLRRDHGLRICSPDDDIQKLVNFQFVMPDPIGRQILLHLCSERRRLKMRDILSVLKKEKVEGFEELFDEIRDGNKRAEQSRQLMKLDRTILAKLEKNGWIAREKVGRTVFISITESGKYAACISGYLD
- a CDS encoding ABC transporter ATP-binding protein yields the protein MSILLRAEGITKKINGLVALNGVSLEVHENEILGLVGPNGAGKTTLLNIISGIAQPTSGTVIFQGEDLTGWKPEQICRKGITKTFQLVHLFPELSAKQCVMLGSLFGNSRAPGMGEARREAEELLERIGLPPEKHETLIRHLNVVELKRVQLARALASKPRLLLLDELTTGLTPRESADAVQLIREIRDAGTSILIIEHVMQVIMGVSDRIVVLDHGEKIAEGRPHDVINNRRVIETYLGELDAM
- a CDS encoding DUF3467 domain-containing protein, producing the protein MAKSKANKQEPGTLDNEPMEIDLKAMYAFDPADMVPDVTITRYSNTAYITCSTRDVFIDFLEMPGVKRDGKVLVNATRIFMSHAAAKKLAEVTLRTLEAVHRGGQIETYAPHEGEEKALSTKVKRTSMEESSQG
- a CDS encoding branched-chain amino acid ABC transporter permease; translation: MLERLRDPRWMRYAPHIAVATAIALPFLSGMNLYLMNVWILMLIFIIFASSWNLLAYSGQASLGHAAFFGIGGYVSTLVALNLGVSPYLSILVGGAVSAIVGVLLGLTCVRLKEWFLAMVTFGFAIIVQTLVVSVLAPVSGGWDGLSSPRLLASSVPGSALFEYYAILLVTIGSILLIHFIFRSRLGLAFAAIRENELEARVSGVDPVRYKLLAFAISAFLAGIAGALEIHHFGYVTPEIYGVDLSFWPVIYTIFGGLGTIAGPILGTVVITVLWDALKDLGLTYERYIVIGAVLVFSVIFLPKGLVSLPEAISAWRRRRRGRVRGDQMPR
- a CDS encoding ABC transporter ATP-binding protein; translated protein: MLELDRLNVFRGSLQILWDLALHIDEGEIVALLGPNGAGKTTLVETIFGLNPQASGSVTFLGEEILGQPPHAIFRKGLALVPEKREIFPKMTVLENLRLGAIDRRGRDGDLESIHALFPVLRERESQLAGTLSGGEQQMLAIARALMSNPRLLVLDEPSTGLSPRLVGEVFRSLERLGRKGMTILLLEQNVRNALDLCHRGYVMENGRIVLEGKAKELFHDEHVQRAYLGI